The following proteins are encoded in a genomic region of Bernardetia sp. MNP-M8:
- a CDS encoding NUDIX hydrolase, which yields MDKSLEKIYGNKIRTRVCGICINENGSLLVVNMNGISSNLEQNKSFLAPIGGGIELGETATDALKREFLEETGLKIEIDYFMCVYEYVNLPIHAIELFFAVRAVGGKLKTGFDPEHTTDNQIITSVDYLEYSKILEAPLEERHGIFKYAASLENLKKLRGYIRVN from the coding sequence ATGGATAAATCTTTAGAAAAAATATACGGCAATAAAATCCGAACACGAGTTTGTGGAATTTGTATCAATGAAAATGGAAGTTTACTTGTCGTAAATATGAATGGGATTTCATCTAATTTAGAACAAAATAAATCTTTTTTAGCTCCTATTGGTGGTGGAATAGAACTTGGAGAAACAGCAACTGACGCACTAAAGCGAGAGTTTTTGGAAGAAACAGGATTAAAAATAGAAATTGATTATTTTATGTGTGTTTATGAATATGTCAATTTGCCTATTCATGCAATAGAATTATTTTTTGCTGTTCGTGCTGTTGGTGGAAAGCTGAAAACAGGCTTTGACCCAGAACATACTACTGATAATCAAATCATTACTTCAGTAGATTATTTAGAGTATTCTAAAATTTTGGAAGCTCCTTTGGAAGAGCGACATGGGATTTTTAAATATGCTGCTTCACTAGAAAACCTTAAAAAACTCAGAGGCTATATCAGAGTCAATTGA
- a CDS encoding methyltransferase domain-containing protein — translation MSNSNSDDKNKKNNSNTSNKDSEWFATWFDSHYYHILYKDRDDTEARLFIDNISLYLNFLPNDKILDLACGKGRHSIYLNQKGLYVEGIDLSEESIQYAKQFENERLHFSQHDMRKVYKTDYFDFILNLFTSFGYFQTDQENQQAISAMAKALQVEGRIVLDFFNTTKVIQSLVCYEEKIIEGITFKISKSVQDNFIIKDIHFEDKGKEFHFQERVRAIPTTDFLRYFRDAGLTVARIFGDYDLSEFEEGISERMIFVVEK, via the coding sequence GTGTCAAACTCCAATTCAGACGATAAAAACAAAAAAAATAATTCCAACACTTCTAATAAAGATAGTGAATGGTTTGCCACATGGTTTGATTCTCATTATTATCACATTCTATATAAAGATAGAGACGATACAGAAGCTCGTTTATTTATAGATAATATAAGTTTATATCTCAACTTTTTACCTAATGATAAAATACTAGATTTAGCATGTGGAAAAGGTCGTCATTCTATTTATCTCAATCAAAAAGGTCTCTATGTAGAAGGGATAGATTTATCAGAAGAAAGTATTCAATATGCCAAACAGTTTGAAAATGAACGTTTGCATTTTAGTCAGCATGATATGAGAAAAGTCTATAAAACTGATTATTTTGATTTTATTTTGAATCTTTTTACTAGTTTTGGTTATTTTCAAACTGATCAAGAAAATCAACAAGCTATTTCAGCAATGGCAAAAGCTCTTCAAGTAGAAGGACGAATTGTATTAGATTTTTTTAATACTACAAAAGTAATACAATCTCTTGTCTGTTATGAAGAAAAAATTATTGAAGGAATTACATTTAAAATTTCAAAATCTGTACAAGATAATTTTATTATAAAAGATATTCATTTTGAAGATAAAGGGAAAGAATTTCATTTTCAAGAACGAGTTAGAGCAATTCCAACAACTGATTTTTTGCGTTATTTCAGAGATGCAGGATTAACAGTAGCACGCATATTTGGAGATTATGACTTATCTGAATTTGAAGAAGGAATTTCTGAAAGAATGATTTTTGTAGTAGAAAAGTAA